One segment of Bacteroidia bacterium DNA contains the following:
- a CDS encoding Xaa-Pro aminopeptidase: MKYAQLDSSIFIENRKRFTEKLKPGSIAILTSNYEYLWNGDATHKFKQNSDLFWLTGIDQEDTYLVLFPDCPVSDYKEALFLVETNADIATWNGHKYTVQEAFNTSGIKNIFWNTHFYEQIRAIINMAEYIYLSTNENDRYTYNSPYKSLDFAYSIQKSFPLHKYERAAPILQRLRSMKSEKELALMRHAVEIHKKALLRVLKFVKPGVGEWEIEAEMIHEFLRNRGTGHSFSPIVASGPSACVLHYVENNKVCEDGHLLLLDTGCDYANYASDMTRCMPVNGRFSPRQKQVYNAVLTVMRQAREMLVPGTMLMEYQERVGLLMEEQLVNLGLLTMNDIHNQNPKNPAYKKYFMHGTSHFIGIDVHDVGMRYEPMQAGMTFSCEPGIYIKDEGIGVRIENEILIGKNHFIDLMDEAQMPIDVDEIEALMNS; this comes from the coding sequence ATGAAATACGCACAACTTGATAGTTCAATCTTTATTGAAAATAGAAAACGTTTTACAGAGAAACTCAAACCCGGCAGTATAGCCATTCTTACTTCCAACTATGAATATCTGTGGAATGGAGATGCAACACATAAGTTTAAACAAAATTCAGATTTGTTTTGGCTAACCGGCATAGATCAAGAAGACACCTATTTAGTGCTCTTTCCCGATTGCCCTGTAAGTGATTACAAGGAAGCCTTGTTTTTGGTAGAGACTAATGCTGATATTGCTACATGGAACGGACACAAATACACAGTTCAAGAGGCATTTAACACATCAGGAATAAAAAATATTTTTTGGAATACACACTTTTATGAACAGATAAGAGCCATTATCAATATGGCGGAATATATTTATTTGTCAACAAATGAAAATGATCGCTATACCTATAATTCACCGTACAAATCACTAGATTTTGCATACAGTATCCAAAAGTCATTTCCGTTACATAAGTATGAAAGAGCTGCCCCTATTTTGCAACGATTGCGCTCAATGAAGTCTGAAAAAGAGTTGGCTCTTATGCGTCATGCAGTAGAGATTCATAAAAAGGCATTGTTGCGTGTATTAAAGTTTGTGAAACCCGGAGTAGGAGAATGGGAAATCGAAGCGGAAATGATACATGAATTTCTGCGTAATAGAGGTACAGGACATTCGTTTTCGCCTATTGTAGCCAGTGGTCCTTCTGCATGTGTATTGCACTATGTTGAAAATAACAAAGTGTGTGAAGATGGGCATTTGTTGTTACTTGACACCGGTTGCGATTATGCAAATTATGCCAGTGATATGACCCGTTGTATGCCTGTTAATGGTCGTTTTTCGCCAAGACAAAAACAAGTTTATAATGCAGTACTTACAGTGATGAGACAAGCCAGAGAGATGCTTGTTCCCGGTACTATGCTCATGGAATACCAAGAAAGAGTGGGGCTTTTAATGGAAGAACAGTTAGTAAACTTAGGATTATTAACCATGAATGATATTCATAATCAGAATCCCAAAAATCCTGCATATAAAAAATATTTTATGCATGGGACCTCGCATTTTATAGGCATTGATGTACATGATGTAGGCATGCGTTATGAGCCTATGCAAGCAGGGATGACTTTTAGTTGCGAACCCGGTATTTATATCAAAGATGAAGGAATAGGGGTGAGAATTGAAAATGAAATTTTGATTGGTAAAAATCATTTTATTGACTTAATGGATGAAGCACAAATGCCTATTGATGTAGATGAAATTGAGGCATTGATGAATAGCTAA
- the bamD gene encoding outer membrane protein assembly factor BamD, with protein sequence MSSLIIVGCSANNKIAKSGTPDEKYELAKLYYKKGSYERALPVFQDLMGKYRESNKVEEIYYYVAYCYYGMGDYEMAASHFYNFTESFYNSKKTEECFYMYCLCQFYASDPPYLDQDLTKRAIDNFQLFLNLFPGSSYQTQVNTHIDELRRKLKVKAYNNAMIYYQMDDFKAAIVALTVCLETYPDIEEKEEIEFLIFKSAYKYATLSVRDKQVERFNEALKYYQEYVDDYPAGSGVYSKEASQLQKKIIENINNLNKTK encoded by the coding sequence TTGTCTTCATTGATTATAGTCGGCTGTTCGGCAAATAATAAAATTGCAAAATCAGGTACTCCTGATGAGAAATATGAGTTAGCTAAGTTATATTATAAAAAAGGTTCTTATGAAAGAGCACTGCCTGTATTTCAGGATTTAATGGGTAAGTACAGGGAGTCCAACAAAGTAGAAGAAATATACTATTACGTTGCCTATTGCTATTATGGAATGGGAGATTATGAAATGGCTGCAAGTCATTTTTACAACTTTACTGAATCGTTTTACAACAGCAAGAAAACAGAAGAATGTTTCTATATGTATTGCTTATGCCAATTCTATGCTTCTGACCCGCCTTATTTAGATCAGGATCTTACCAAGAGAGCCATAGACAATTTTCAACTCTTTTTGAATTTGTTTCCCGGAAGTTCTTACCAAACACAAGTAAATACACACATAGACGAATTGCGTAGGAAATTGAAAGTCAAAGCATATAATAATGCAATGATTTACTATCAAATGGATGATTTCAAAGCAGCGATTGTAGCTTTGACCGTATGCTTAGAAACCTATCCGGATATTGAAGAAAAAGAGGAAATAGAGTTCCTTATCTTTAAAAGTGCATATAAATATGCAACACTGAGTGTGAGGGATAAACAAGTTGAACGTTTTAATGAAGCCTTAAAATACTATCAAGAATATGTTGATGACTATCCTGCGGGTAGTGGCGTATATTCTAAAGAAGCAAGCCAATTGCAAAAGAAAATAATTGAAAATATTAATAATTTAAATAAAACAAAATGA
- a CDS encoding DNA-directed RNA polymerase subunit omega, whose protein sequence is MSLSEIQKRSRENAEAWDTRVLDKDTGNIYKTLAIVSKRSNQLTVQIKEELTKKLEDFASDHDNLEEIFENREQIEISTYYEKLPKPTLMALEEFVEDKIYYREPENNPDAH, encoded by the coding sequence ATGAGCTTATCAGAAATTCAAAAAAGATCAAGAGAGAATGCAGAAGCATGGGATACTCGTGTACTTGACAAAGACACAGGGAATATCTACAAAACTCTCGCTATCGTTTCTAAAAGATCAAACCAATTAACTGTTCAAATTAAAGAAGAGTTAACAAAGAAGTTGGAAGATTTTGCATCTGACCATGATAACTTGGAAGAGATTTTTGAAAACAGAGAACAAATCGAAATCTCTACGTATTATGAAAAATTACCTAAGCCAACATTAATGGCATTAGAAGAATTTGTAGAAGATAAAATCTACTACAGAGAGCCGGAAAATAACCCTGATGCACACTAA
- the coaBC gene encoding bifunctional phosphopantothenoylcysteine decarboxylase/phosphopantothenate--cysteine ligase CoaBC: MHTKGKRILIGVTSSIAAYKAAFLVRELVKSGAEIQVIMTKDATAFVTPLTLSTLSKRPVLIEFIDSSTGKWTNHVELALWADLMLIAPTTANTLAKMASGICDNLLMAIYLSAKCPVFFAPAMDLDMYAHPTTKSNIKTIVDNGGFFIPAGSGELASGLYGEGRMAEVEVILETINRFFLPRLKGKQVLITAGPTYEKIDPVRFIGNFSTGKMGFSLAQAFAEQGATVQLVSGVTQQEANHPLIKVHPVVSADEMYQQCMKFFDKSDFVVMSAAVADFKPQSVAKSKIKKEVSKMESIALEPNIDILFEMGKKKKHQTLVGFALEDSHEIQNAQRKVEKKNLDFIVLNSMNDKGAGFGSDTNKVTLIDKKFQAIELPLASKIEIAKQLVELITK; this comes from the coding sequence ATGCACACTAAAGGGAAACGCATATTAATTGGAGTTACATCAAGTATAGCCGCCTATAAAGCGGCTTTTCTCGTTAGGGAACTTGTTAAATCAGGGGCAGAAATCCAAGTTATTATGACAAAAGATGCAACTGCTTTCGTTACACCACTTACTTTGTCAACGCTTTCCAAGCGTCCTGTACTAATTGAGTTTATTGATAGCAGTACTGGCAAATGGACTAATCATGTCGAATTAGCTCTTTGGGCAGATTTAATGCTGATTGCACCGACAACAGCCAATACGCTTGCAAAAATGGCTTCAGGTATATGCGACAATTTGTTAATGGCAATATATCTTTCAGCAAAATGTCCTGTGTTCTTTGCACCCGCAATGGATTTGGATATGTATGCCCATCCAACTACCAAGTCGAATATAAAAACAATTGTTGACAATGGTGGATTTTTTATACCTGCCGGTTCGGGTGAGTTGGCAAGTGGACTCTATGGAGAAGGGCGAATGGCTGAGGTTGAGGTTATTTTAGAAACTATCAATCGTTTTTTTTTACCAAGACTTAAAGGTAAGCAAGTGTTAATTACAGCCGGTCCTACTTATGAGAAAATTGACCCTGTAAGGTTTATTGGGAATTTTTCAACTGGAAAAATGGGTTTTTCCTTAGCTCAAGCCTTTGCAGAACAAGGTGCTACTGTTCAGCTTGTTTCAGGAGTAACTCAGCAAGAAGCAAATCATCCGCTTATAAAAGTGCATCCCGTTGTTTCAGCTGATGAAATGTATCAACAGTGTATGAAGTTTTTTGATAAATCGGATTTTGTCGTGATGTCTGCTGCAGTTGCTGATTTTAAACCCCAATCAGTCGCTAAAAGCAAAATTAAAAAAGAGGTGAGTAAAATGGAGTCAATTGCGCTTGAACCTAATATAGATATTTTGTTTGAAATGGGTAAGAAGAAAAAACATCAAACCTTAGTGGGCTTTGCATTAGAAGATAGCCATGAGATACAAAACGCTCAGAGGAAAGTCGAGAAAAAGAATCTTGATTTTATTGTACTCAACTCCATGAATGATAAAGGAGCAGGCTTTGGTTCAGATACCAATAAGGTAACGCTTATAGATAAAAAGTTTCAAGCAATAGAATTACCTTTGGCAAGTAAGATTGAAATTGCAAAACAACTCGTTGAACTAATTACTAAATGA
- a CDS encoding DUF4835 family protein, with the protein MKQFVIKIVLLTALSLSFALHAQDMNFNVNVISNQVQLSDKSIFTSLQNSVIQFMNGRKWSKDRFLQQERIMVNMIIEVTAYDPSSNAIMANFQFQSLRPVYKSGYTTMMTNFREEGISFEYQAFQSMDFQENNNVYNLTGVLAFYAYVIMGIDYDSYGELAGTQYYQQAKSILDASQNFQGWRPNDGQRDKNRFYLLDNLLSDRFKPLRSTIYQYHRKGLDIMYKDVVEGRKVIEESLKNIQELCRTQPNSMMVRNFFLVKHNEIIEIYKEATVAEKNRIIEMLKKMDVANAGEYDKIRQS; encoded by the coding sequence ATGAAGCAATTTGTTATAAAAATAGTGCTTTTGACGGCTTTAAGCCTCTCTTTCGCTTTGCATGCGCAGGATATGAATTTTAATGTGAATGTGATTTCTAATCAAGTGCAACTCTCAGACAAAAGCATTTTTACGAGTTTGCAAAATTCGGTCATTCAGTTTATGAATGGACGTAAATGGAGCAAAGACCGTTTCTTGCAGCAAGAGCGTATCATGGTCAATATGATTATAGAAGTTACAGCGTATGACCCAAGTTCTAATGCTATCATGGCAAATTTTCAATTTCAGAGTTTACGCCCTGTATATAAATCAGGCTATACTACCATGATGACCAATTTTAGAGAAGAAGGTATTTCTTTTGAGTACCAAGCGTTTCAGTCAATGGACTTTCAAGAAAATAACAATGTATATAATTTAACGGGGGTCTTGGCATTTTATGCGTATGTAATCATGGGTATTGACTATGACAGCTACGGAGAGTTAGCCGGAACTCAATATTATCAACAAGCTAAAAGTATTTTAGATGCATCGCAGAATTTCCAAGGATGGCGACCCAATGATGGGCAACGTGATAAAAACCGCTTTTACTTGTTGGACAATCTGCTCAGTGACCGTTTTAAACCTTTGAGAAGCACAATTTATCAATACCATAGAAAAGGTTTGGATATTATGTATAAGGATGTGGTAGAGGGTAGGAAAGTGATTGAAGAATCTCTCAAAAATATTCAAGAATTGTGTAGAACACAACCAAATTCAATGATGGTGCGTAATTTCTTTTTGGTAAAACACAACGAAATAATCGAAATATACAAAGAAGCAACTGTGGCTGAGAAAAACAGAATCATAGAAATGCTCAAAAAGATGGATGTTGCCAATGCCGGAGAGTATGACAAAATAAGGCAGTCATGA